The Cumulibacter manganitolerans genome window below encodes:
- a CDS encoding HNH endonuclease signature motif containing protein, producing MAERLLPWADLQRILTDPRTGQPLDVGRRRPSERLRTAIAARDGTCRFPGCTRPAGPGTDLDHLQPYRDDQPPDGQTLPQNLHVLCRRHHRAKHQLHWQPHMLETGHIHWTNPITGTTELS from the coding sequence ATGGCCGAGCGGCTGCTGCCGTGGGCCGACCTGCAACGCATCCTCACCGACCCGCGCACCGGACAACCGCTCGACGTCGGACGCCGACGACCCTCCGAACGACTGCGCACCGCGATCGCCGCCCGCGACGGCACCTGCCGATTCCCCGGCTGCACCCGGCCCGCCGGCCCCGGCACCGACCTCGACCACCTCCAGCCCTACCGCGACGACCAGCCACCCGACGGCCAGACCCTCCCGCAGAACCTGCACGTCCTGTGCCGCCGCCACCACCGCGCCAAGCACCAGCTGCACTGGCAACCGCACATGCTCGAGACCGGCCACATCCACTGGACCAACCCCATCACCGGCACCACCGAGCTCAGCTGA
- a CDS encoding precorrin-2 C(20)-methyltransferase codes for MSERYAARPGHLYGVGVGPGDPGLITLKAARLIESADVIAYHQGSPRRPSIARTIAAALIRPDVVEEALVYPVTTGASEHPGGYYGAMADFYDECAARLESHLSAGRSVVVLAEGDPLFYGSFMYVHDLLSSRFPTEIVPGVTSMSAASAAVARGLCRHEDTLTVLPGTLAVPELARRLADCDAAVIMKLGRTFADVREAVRQAGVLERAWYVERASSERERVLPLADVDPQDVPYMSIIVITGADRRADSAGRAHAQAALRPSGGSTRAGTVYVVGLGPGPDRWLTPDAGEVLGRVSHVVGYSPYVARVPQRAGLTRHASGNTVEVDRGRLAFDLALGGEDVAVVSGGDAGVFGMAAAVFEAAEADPRYADVDVRVVPGLTAAHAAAALAGAVLGADHALISLSDRLKPWDVVVDRIQACARADLAMAFYNPRSRSRPDQLGLAKEALLAVLPRERVVVLARNVGRDGESLVVTTLGELDPEQVDMATLVIVGASSTRVTPSGRVWTPRFVS; via the coding sequence ATGAGTGAGCGGTATGCCGCCCGGCCGGGGCACCTGTACGGGGTCGGGGTGGGCCCGGGCGATCCGGGGCTGATCACCCTGAAGGCCGCCCGGCTGATCGAGTCGGCCGACGTCATCGCGTACCACCAGGGATCGCCGCGACGGCCGTCGATCGCGCGGACCATCGCGGCCGCGCTGATCCGCCCGGACGTCGTCGAGGAAGCCTTGGTGTACCCGGTCACGACCGGCGCCAGCGAGCATCCCGGTGGCTACTACGGCGCGATGGCGGACTTCTACGACGAGTGCGCGGCGCGGCTCGAGTCGCACCTGTCGGCCGGCCGGTCGGTCGTCGTCCTCGCCGAGGGCGACCCACTGTTCTACGGCTCGTTCATGTACGTGCACGATCTGCTCTCGTCACGCTTCCCCACGGAGATCGTCCCCGGGGTCACGTCGATGAGCGCGGCCTCGGCGGCGGTCGCTCGCGGACTGTGCCGTCACGAGGACACCCTCACCGTGCTGCCCGGCACCCTCGCCGTCCCCGAGCTCGCCCGCCGGCTGGCCGACTGCGACGCGGCCGTGATCATGAAGCTCGGCCGCACCTTCGCCGACGTCCGCGAGGCGGTCCGCCAGGCAGGCGTCCTCGAGCGGGCGTGGTACGTCGAGCGCGCGAGCTCCGAGCGCGAACGCGTGCTGCCACTGGCGGACGTCGACCCGCAGGACGTGCCGTACATGTCGATCATCGTGATCACCGGGGCCGATCGCCGCGCCGACTCGGCGGGGCGGGCGCACGCACAGGCTGCGCTGCGTCCATCCGGCGGGTCCACTCGAGCGGGGACGGTGTACGTGGTCGGGCTCGGCCCCGGTCCCGACCGCTGGCTCACCCCGGACGCCGGCGAGGTGCTCGGGCGGGTCAGCCACGTCGTCGGCTACTCCCCCTACGTGGCAAGGGTTCCACAGCGTGCGGGACTCACCCGGCACGCGAGCGGCAACACGGTCGAGGTAGACCGCGGACGGCTCGCGTTCGACCTGGCCCTGGGCGGCGAGGACGTCGCCGTGGTGTCCGGTGGCGATGCGGGCGTCTTCGGGATGGCCGCAGCGGTATTCGAGGCGGCGGAGGCCGATCCCCGATACGCCGACGTGGACGTGCGCGTCGTGCCCGGGTTGACGGCCGCGCACGCGGCAGCCGCGCTGGCGGGGGCCGTGCTCGGCGCCGACCACGCCCTCATCTCGCTGTCCGACCGGCTCAAGCCGTGGGACGTGGTCGTCGACCGTATCCAGGCGTGCGCCCGCGCGGATCTCGCGATGGCGTTCTACAACCCGCGATCCCGCAGCCGCCCCGATCAGCTCGGACTGGCGAAGGAGGCGCTGCTCGCGGTCCTGCCGCGCGAGCGGGTCGTCGTCCTCGCGCGCAACGTCGGTCGGGACGGCGAGTCGCTCGTCGTCACGACCCTCGGCGAGCTCGACCCGGAGCAGGTCGACATGGCGACCCTCGTGATCGTCGGCGCGTCGAGCACCCGCGTCACGCCGTCCGGCCGGGTATGGACACCGCGTTTCGTCAGCTGA
- a CDS encoding precorrin-8X methylmutase encodes MPTGDPGARPRRPARRYDYLTDGAEIYRRSFATIREEADLHGLPEGMDVVATRIIHAAGDVGIVGEIAAHPRVVPAARAALGSGAPILTDSHMLASGVTRRRLPGDNEVICTLRDARVAALAAEWSTTRAAAAVSLWEPHLEGAVVAIGNAPTALFHLLELLAEGAPRPAAIVGMPVGFIGSAESKDALAEHRLPGGDQVPWVIVRGRRGGSAMAAGALNALATADELA; translated from the coding sequence ATGCCGACCGGTGATCCCGGTGCGCGGCCCCGCCGTCCGGCCCGCCGCTACGACTACCTCACCGACGGCGCCGAGATCTATCGGCGCTCGTTCGCGACGATCCGCGAGGAGGCAGACCTCCACGGACTGCCCGAGGGAATGGACGTCGTCGCGACGCGGATCATCCACGCGGCCGGCGATGTGGGGATCGTGGGCGAGATCGCCGCGCATCCGCGGGTGGTGCCGGCCGCGCGGGCGGCGCTGGGCTCCGGCGCGCCGATCCTGACGGACTCGCACATGCTGGCCTCCGGCGTCACGAGGCGGCGGCTGCCCGGGGACAACGAGGTGATCTGCACGCTGCGGGACGCGCGGGTGGCCGCGCTGGCCGCCGAGTGGTCGACGACTCGCGCCGCGGCAGCGGTGTCGCTGTGGGAGCCGCACCTCGAGGGCGCGGTCGTCGCGATCGGCAACGCGCCGACGGCGCTGTTCCATCTGCTGGAGCTGCTGGCCGAGGGCGCGCCGCGCCCGGCGGCCATCGTGGGGATGCCGGTCGGTTTCATCGGGTCGGCCGAGTCCAAGGACGCGCTCGCCGAGCACCGGCTCCCTGGCGGCGACCAGGTTCCGTGGGTCATCGTGCGGGGGCGCCGTGGCGGTTCGGCGATGGCTGCCGGAGCACTCAACGCGCTGGCGACCGCCGACGAGCTCGCATGA
- a CDS encoding energy-coupling factor ABC transporter ATP-binding protein yields MSDILLMADAISAGYRGSPVVLREASLRIRRGVRLVVMGANGSGKTTLLRSLSGAHQPDAGTVRSHGEALRYKQSALNRHRQRVQLVLQDPDDQLFSADVRADVSFGPMNLGLPEDEVRQRVAHAIELLDITDLADRAVHQLSYGQRKRVAIAGAIAMRPEVLLLDEPSAGLDPMTVHQLYGVLRRLEDDGTTVVLATHDVDLAWRWSDEVAVVHDGAVRQGDVADVLSDDAVLRRARLQLPWQVDLLRRLEVRLDAADRPRTPADIAAVLTGGRLSAGHDHLRRNDADR; encoded by the coding sequence ATGAGCGACATCCTGCTGATGGCCGACGCGATCTCGGCCGGCTACCGAGGGTCGCCGGTCGTGCTGCGGGAGGCGTCGTTGCGTATCCGGCGCGGCGTCCGGCTCGTCGTGATGGGGGCCAACGGCTCCGGCAAGACAACGCTGCTGCGCAGCCTGTCCGGCGCGCACCAGCCCGACGCGGGGACGGTGCGCAGCCACGGCGAAGCGCTGCGGTACAAGCAAAGCGCACTCAACCGGCACCGGCAGCGGGTGCAGCTCGTGCTGCAGGATCCCGACGACCAGCTGTTCTCGGCCGACGTACGGGCCGACGTGTCGTTCGGTCCGATGAACCTGGGGCTGCCCGAGGACGAGGTGCGGCAACGCGTGGCGCACGCCATCGAGCTGCTCGACATCACCGACCTCGCCGACCGGGCCGTGCACCAGCTGTCGTACGGGCAGCGCAAGCGGGTAGCGATCGCCGGTGCCATCGCGATGCGGCCTGAGGTGCTGCTGCTGGACGAGCCGAGCGCGGGCCTCGACCCGATGACGGTGCACCAGCTGTACGGCGTGCTGCGCCGGCTCGAGGACGACGGCACCACAGTCGTGCTCGCCACGCACGACGTCGATCTCGCCTGGCGGTGGAGCGACGAGGTGGCGGTGGTGCACGACGGCGCGGTCCGCCAGGGCGATGTCGCCGACGTGCTCTCGGACGACGCCGTCCTGCGCCGCGCCCGCCTGCAGCTGCCGTGGCAGGTCGACCTGCTGCGGCGCCTGGAGGTCCGCCTCGATGCCGCCGACCGTCCCCGCACGCCCGCGGATATCGCGGCCGTCCTCACCGGCGGACGGCTGTCCGCGGGCCACGACCATCTCAGGAGGAACGATGCCGACCGGTGA
- the cbiQ gene encoding cobalt ECF transporter T component CbiQ: MSRLALDDTAWNSRWRTRSTGEKALLSLGLLALAVTSPDPRTSLLVLGVAMTVALAFARVPVRGYLLGLLGPASFVLLGSVVIAVHLGTVPRDAVWAWGPLSATHQSLLLAARVTARSLAAFAALLLLASTTPMTDVLAGLRRCRVPEVLIDIAGLVYRMLFSLLGATAAIMEAQRARLGYSTGRAARRSVGSLGGAVLVQAWNRAHRLEAGLAGRGYSGSLRTLGAARPVSAPFVGWTLAMLLVLAAASIASAVLR, encoded by the coding sequence ATGAGCAGGCTGGCACTCGACGACACCGCGTGGAACAGCCGCTGGCGGACCCGGTCGACCGGGGAGAAGGCGCTGCTGAGCCTCGGGCTGCTGGCGCTGGCGGTGACCTCGCCCGATCCGCGCACGTCCCTGCTGGTGCTCGGCGTCGCGATGACCGTCGCGCTGGCGTTCGCGCGTGTCCCGGTGCGCGGCTACCTGCTCGGGCTGCTCGGTCCGGCGTCCTTCGTGCTGCTGGGATCGGTCGTGATCGCCGTGCACCTCGGGACCGTCCCGCGAGACGCCGTGTGGGCATGGGGTCCGTTGTCGGCGACCCACCAGAGCCTGCTGCTGGCGGCCCGGGTGACCGCGCGCAGCCTCGCCGCCTTCGCGGCCCTCCTGCTGCTCGCGTCGACCACGCCGATGACCGACGTGCTGGCCGGCCTGCGCCGCTGCCGGGTGCCGGAGGTGCTCATCGACATCGCCGGGCTCGTCTATCGGATGCTGTTCTCGCTGCTGGGCGCCACGGCCGCGATCATGGAGGCCCAACGGGCGCGCCTGGGCTATTCCACCGGCCGCGCCGCGCGTCGCTCGGTCGGCTCGCTCGGCGGCGCCGTCCTCGTGCAGGCCTGGAACCGGGCACATCGCCTCGAGGCCGGGCTCGCCGGCCGCGGCTATTCCGGCTCGTTGCGCACGCTCGGCGCGGCACGGCCGGTCTCGGCGCCGTTCGTCGGCTGGACCCTCGCGATGCTGCTCGTCCTCGCCGCCGCCTCGATCGCCTCGGCGGTGCTGCGATGA
- a CDS encoding energy-coupling factor ABC transporter substrate-binding protein translates to MRRCVGNVLIVAAIVGLFALALVLGGRGASDGKARFAGTDSSATAQIEKSNPGYERWFAPIFSPRSGEVESGLFAMQAALGAGVLGFALGALWQRGRAARAGRSDGARTTDAPDA, encoded by the coding sequence GTGCGTAGGTGTGTCGGGAACGTGCTGATCGTCGCCGCGATCGTCGGGCTGTTCGCGCTCGCGCTCGTGCTAGGCGGCCGCGGCGCGAGCGACGGCAAGGCGCGCTTCGCCGGCACCGACTCCTCGGCCACGGCGCAGATCGAGAAGTCGAACCCCGGCTACGAGCGGTGGTTCGCGCCGATCTTCTCGCCCCGTTCGGGCGAGGTCGAGTCGGGTCTGTTCGCGATGCAGGCGGCGCTCGGCGCGGGAGTGCTGGGCTTCGCGCTCGGTGCGCTGTGGCAGCGCGGACGCGCGGCGCGCGCCGGGCGGTCCGACGGCGCCCGTACGACGGACGCCCCGGACGCATGA
- a CDS encoding energy-coupling factor ABC transporter permease, with amino-acid sequence MHIAEGFLPPLHAAAWTVVAAPFVVHGTRAIARTVKEHPDAKLLLGAAGAFTFVMSAIKLPSVTGSSSHPTGTGVGAIAFRPPVMASLGTVVLLFQALLLAHGGLTTLGANVFSMAVVGPWAGYACYRMLARAPFAVRVFVGVAIADLATYVTTATQLALAFPDRQSGFLGAWAEFMGIFAITQIPLAVVEGLIAILLFNALRSWAPRELRALGIPVPAEAPRA; translated from the coding sequence ATGCACATCGCCGAGGGGTTCCTGCCGCCGTTGCACGCGGCCGCGTGGACCGTCGTGGCCGCTCCGTTCGTCGTCCACGGGACGCGGGCGATCGCTCGCACCGTGAAGGAGCACCCGGACGCCAAGCTGCTGCTCGGCGCCGCGGGCGCGTTCACGTTCGTGATGTCCGCGATCAAGCTTCCGTCGGTCACCGGCAGCTCGTCGCATCCGACGGGCACGGGCGTGGGGGCCATCGCGTTCCGGCCGCCGGTCATGGCCTCCCTCGGCACCGTCGTGCTGCTGTTCCAGGCGCTGCTCCTCGCGCACGGCGGGCTCACGACGTTGGGGGCGAACGTCTTCTCGATGGCCGTCGTCGGGCCGTGGGCGGGGTACGCGTGCTACCGGATGCTCGCCCGCGCGCCGTTCGCCGTCCGGGTGTTCGTCGGTGTCGCGATCGCCGACCTCGCCACGTATGTCACGACGGCCACCCAGCTGGCGCTGGCCTTCCCGGACCGGCAGAGCGGCTTCCTCGGCGCGTGGGCGGAGTTCATGGGCATCTTCGCAATCACGCAGATACCGCTGGCGGTGGTCGAGGGCCTGATCGCGATCCTGCTGTTCAACGCGCTGCGGTCGTGGGCGCCGCGCGAGCTGCGCGCGCTGGGCATCCCTGTGCCGGCGGAGGCGCCCCGTGCGTAG
- a CDS encoding cobalt-precorrin-4/precorrin-4 C(11)-methyltransferase, with translation MTVHFIGAGPGAHDLLTLRAVRLIEQSPVCLYAGTYLDDEVLSHCPPGAELIDTQRLNLDDIIGHLGRAHADGKDVARLCSGDPSVYSAVAEQARRLDRAGIPWDVTPGVPAYAATAALLGRELTVPEVAQSVVLTRAQKDSTKMPSTETLAAFAQTRATLVLHLAIRHVRRLADELVPFYGADCPVAVGSQVSQPTELVLTGTLADIAEQVEAHGLTQAAVILVGWALRAEGFVESHLYQSRCAP, from the coding sequence ATGACCGTCCACTTCATCGGCGCCGGCCCCGGCGCCCACGACCTGCTCACGCTGCGCGCCGTCCGGCTGATCGAGCAGAGCCCCGTCTGCCTCTACGCCGGCACCTACCTCGACGACGAGGTGCTCTCCCACTGCCCACCCGGTGCCGAGCTGATCGACACCCAGCGGCTCAACCTCGACGACATCATCGGGCACCTGGGACGGGCGCACGCTGACGGCAAGGACGTCGCGCGGCTGTGCTCGGGCGACCCGTCGGTGTACTCCGCGGTCGCCGAGCAGGCCCGCCGCCTCGATCGCGCCGGGATCCCCTGGGACGTCACCCCCGGCGTCCCGGCGTACGCCGCCACCGCCGCGCTACTGGGCCGCGAGCTCACCGTGCCCGAGGTCGCGCAGTCGGTCGTGCTGACGCGGGCGCAGAAGGACTCGACGAAGATGCCGTCCACCGAGACCCTCGCGGCGTTCGCCCAGACCCGGGCCACGCTGGTGCTGCACCTTGCGATCCGACACGTCCGCCGTCTTGCCGACGAGCTGGTTCCCTTCTACGGCGCCGATTGCCCCGTCGCCGTCGGATCGCAGGTCAGCCAGCCCACCGAGCTGGTCCTGACCGGGACGCTCGCCGACATCGCCGAGCAGGTCGAGGCGCACGGTCTCACGCAGGCGGCCGTCATCCTCGTCGGGTGGGCGCTGCGGGCCGAGGGGTTCGTCGAGTCGCACCTCTATCAGTCCCGCTGCGCCCCCTGA
- the cbiT gene encoding precorrin-6Y C5,15-methyltransferase (decarboxylating) subunit CbiT: MIEVVGVPAGGVPSLPDDMRALVSGAAVVIGSPRLLGTLPPAPAAASPPQQRIAWPRPLLPGLDALLDEVGTRPAVVLATGDPLDSGIGSTLLSRLGRERVRIHPTAGSVTLARARMGWSTRESDVLSLVSTPPAAVRALLTPGRRILVLSADEHTPAAVGRELADAGWDARLTVLGDLGAATESRHELSVERVAHATGLPRLNIVAVELPHAAPTVGTAAGRPDACYDHDGQLTKREIRACAIAALRPAPGQLLWDLGAGAGSVAIEWALHHPRCTAIAVERDPARAARIERNARAAGAVGVRVECSALTAAIDGLPQPDAVFVGGGADSDVIERAWSALRPGGRLVVHTVTIETEQAVLGAARRYGGTLRRISIERAEPLGRFLAWNPARPVVEWSATRPLQESPATQEPPE; the protein is encoded by the coding sequence GTGATCGAGGTGGTGGGGGTACCGGCCGGCGGCGTGCCGTCGCTGCCGGACGACATGCGCGCCCTGGTGAGCGGCGCCGCCGTCGTCATCGGGTCACCGCGCCTGCTCGGCACGCTCCCGCCCGCTCCCGCAGCTGCTTCGCCGCCACAGCAGCGAATCGCGTGGCCGCGACCACTGCTGCCCGGGCTCGATGCGCTGCTCGACGAGGTCGGCACGCGCCCCGCTGTCGTGCTCGCCACCGGCGACCCGCTCGACTCGGGCATCGGCAGCACGCTCCTCTCCCGGCTCGGCCGCGAGCGGGTCCGGATCCACCCGACAGCCGGCTCGGTCACGCTCGCGCGGGCCCGCATGGGGTGGTCGACGCGGGAGTCCGACGTCCTGTCGCTGGTGTCGACCCCGCCGGCCGCGGTGCGCGCGCTGCTCACCCCGGGACGGCGGATCCTCGTCCTGTCGGCCGACGAGCACACGCCGGCCGCCGTCGGCCGGGAGCTGGCCGACGCCGGCTGGGACGCCCGGCTGACCGTGCTCGGCGACCTCGGGGCGGCGACCGAGTCCCGCCACGAGCTGAGCGTCGAGCGGGTCGCGCACGCGACCGGTCTGCCGCGGCTGAACATCGTGGCCGTCGAGCTGCCGCACGCCGCGCCGACGGTCGGGACGGCGGCCGGCCGGCCCGACGCGTGCTACGACCACGACGGCCAGCTCACGAAGCGCGAGATCCGCGCCTGCGCGATCGCCGCGCTGCGCCCCGCGCCGGGCCAGCTGCTGTGGGACCTCGGCGCGGGCGCGGGATCCGTGGCGATCGAGTGGGCTCTGCACCATCCCCGGTGCACCGCGATCGCCGTCGAGCGCGACCCCGCGCGCGCCGCCCGGATCGAGCGGAACGCCCGAGCGGCGGGCGCGGTCGGCGTACGCGTCGAGTGCTCGGCGCTCACCGCGGCCATCGACGGCCTGCCGCAACCGGACGCCGTCTTCGTCGGTGGCGGCGCCGACAGCGACGTCATCGAGCGGGCCTGGTCCGCCCTCCGCCCCGGCGGCCGCCTCGTCGTCCACACCGTCACGATCGAGACCGAGCAGGCGGTGCTCGGCGCCGCGCGGCGGTACGGCGGCACGCTGCGCCGGATCAGCATCGAGCGCGCCGAGCCGCTCGGCCGGTTCCTCGCCTGGAACCCGGCCCGGCCCGTGGTCGAGTGGTCGGCCACCCGCCCGCTGCAGGAGTCCCCCGCCACCCAGGAGCCGCCCGAATGA
- a CDS encoding VWA domain-containing protein, producing the protein MSQFPFSAILGADDMALALILTSISPDVGGVLVRGEKGTAKSTMVRGLAEVLPAQAVVDGCRFGCDPRRPDPTCPDRAAHREAVLTRAARLVELPVGATEDRVIGSLDLRKALGDARAEFEPGLLADANRGILYVDEVNLLHDHLVDLLLDAAAMGRNTVERDGISVSHDARVVLVGTMNPEEGELRPQLLDRFGLTVEVAASREPATRVEVVRRRLAYDADPDAFVAGYAAAQESLRERIASARSSVGDVRLPDRELERIARVCAGFDVDGMRADLVTARAAKAHAAWHGRTEVTRDDVRAAARLALPHRRRRNPFDAPDLDEDLLDQLLGDDDPTPDDDPTPDDDPTPDDDPTPDDDPTPGGNPPPDGGEPADVRPERAEPQGETTTPGDPADRGDQPAAAAPQGVASAAAPFVTRSFTVRGLGAGQAGRRSRAITDHGRTIGSTRDQVRRLHLPATITAAAHARSRAADGGPLRLHAADLRGAVTQGREANLILLAVDASGSMGARRRMDEVKTAVLSLLTDAYRKRDRVGLVSFRGSEAVLSLPPTSSVEAAERCLRDLPHGGRTPLAEGLTVAARTLQVERIRDPRRRALLVLLTDGRATSGADALARARHIADAWPSTGVDAVVIDCETGRFRMGLAADLARRMRATHVPLPDVAADALTEIVGRSTAQRDGWAA; encoded by the coding sequence ATGTCCCAGTTCCCGTTCTCCGCGATCCTCGGCGCCGACGACATGGCGCTCGCGCTGATCCTGACGTCGATCTCCCCGGACGTCGGCGGGGTCCTGGTGCGCGGCGAGAAGGGCACGGCTAAGTCCACGATGGTGCGCGGGCTCGCCGAGGTCCTGCCGGCGCAGGCGGTCGTGGACGGCTGCCGGTTCGGCTGCGATCCGCGCCGTCCCGACCCGACCTGCCCCGACCGCGCCGCCCACCGCGAGGCCGTGCTCACCCGCGCGGCGCGGCTCGTCGAGCTCCCCGTCGGCGCCACCGAGGACCGGGTCATCGGCTCGCTCGACCTGCGCAAGGCGCTCGGTGACGCGCGCGCCGAGTTCGAGCCCGGCCTCCTGGCCGACGCCAACCGCGGCATCCTCTACGTCGACGAGGTCAACCTGCTGCACGACCACCTCGTCGACCTGCTGCTCGACGCCGCCGCGATGGGTCGCAACACGGTCGAGCGCGACGGCATCTCGGTCTCGCACGACGCCCGCGTCGTCCTCGTCGGCACGATGAACCCGGAGGAGGGCGAGCTGCGCCCGCAGCTGCTCGACCGGTTCGGGCTGACCGTCGAGGTGGCCGCGAGCCGGGAGCCGGCGACGCGAGTCGAGGTGGTGCGCCGCCGCCTGGCGTACGACGCCGACCCGGACGCCTTCGTCGCCGGCTATGCGGCGGCTCAGGAGTCGTTGCGCGAGCGGATCGCCTCGGCCCGGTCGTCGGTGGGCGACGTGCGGCTCCCCGACCGGGAGCTCGAGCGGATCGCTCGGGTCTGCGCCGGCTTCGACGTCGACGGGATGCGTGCCGACCTCGTCACCGCCCGCGCCGCGAAGGCGCACGCCGCCTGGCACGGCCGCACCGAGGTCACCCGCGACGACGTCCGGGCCGCGGCCCGGCTCGCGCTGCCGCACCGGCGCCGCCGCAACCCCTTCGACGCGCCCGATCTGGACGAGGACCTCCTCGACCAGCTGCTCGGCGACGACGACCCGACGCCGGACGACGACCCGACGCCGGACGACGACCCGACGCCGGACGACGACCCGACGCCGGACGACGACCCGACGCCCGGGGGCAATCCGCCCCCCGACGGCGGCGAGCCGGCCGACGTGCGCCCCGAGCGTGCCGAGCCGCAGGGGGAGACCACGACGCCGGGGGATCCCGCCGACCGCGGGGATCAGCCGGCCGCGGCCGCGCCGCAGGGCGTCGCCTCGGCGGCCGCGCCGTTCGTCACCCGCAGCTTCACCGTGCGCGGGCTCGGTGCGGGGCAGGCCGGGCGACGCAGCCGGGCGATCACCGACCACGGCCGCACCATCGGCTCGACCCGCGACCAGGTGCGCCGCCTGCACCTCCCGGCGACGATCACCGCCGCCGCCCACGCGCGCTCCCGCGCGGCCGACGGCGGGCCGCTTCGCCTGCATGCGGCCGATCTGCGCGGCGCGGTCACCCAGGGGAGAGAGGCGAACCTCATCCTGCTGGCCGTCGACGCATCGGGCTCGATGGGCGCGCGTCGCCGGATGGACGAGGTCAAGACCGCCGTCCTCTCCCTGCTCACCGACGCCTACCGCAAGCGGGATCGCGTCGGGCTCGTCTCCTTCCGGGGTAGCGAAGCGGTGCTCTCGCTGCCGCCGACGTCCTCGGTGGAGGCGGCCGAGCGCTGCCTGCGCGACCTGCCGCACGGCGGCCGCACGCCGCTGGCCGAGGGCCTGACGGTGGCGGCGCGCACGCTGCAGGTCGAGCGGATCCGGGACCCGCGCCGCCGCGCCCTGCTCGTGCTGCTCACGGACGGCCGGGCGACGAGCGGTGCCGACGCGCTCGCGCGGGCCCGGCACATCGCCGACGCGTGGCCGAGCACCGGCGTCGACGCGGTGGTGATCGACTGCGAGACCGGCCGCTTCCGGATGGGGCTGGCCGCCGACCTCGCGCGCCGGATGCGCGCCACCCACGTACCGCTGCCCGACGTGGCCGCCGACGCGCTCACCGAGATCGTCGGACGCTCGACGGCGCAGCGCGACGGGTGGGCCGCCTGA
- the cobO gene encoding cob(I)yrinic acid a,c-diamide adenosyltransferase: MAQGRPPVTAGDSKTTRQRRNQPLVAVHTGAGKGKSTAAFGLALRGWNQGWSIGVFQFVKSAKWRIGEQSALEALNDVHRGTGQGGPIEWHKMGSGWSWSRKAGTEEDHARDAVEGWAEIKRRLADQTHTLYILDEFTYVMKWGWVDVDDVVETLRSRPGYQHVVITGRDADPRLLEIADLATEMTKLAHPFDRGQKGQKGIEW, from the coding sequence ATGGCACAGGGCCGCCCGCCGGTGACCGCCGGCGACAGCAAGACCACCCGCCAGCGCCGCAACCAACCGCTCGTCGCGGTGCACACCGGCGCCGGGAAGGGCAAGTCGACCGCGGCGTTCGGCCTCGCGCTGCGGGGCTGGAACCAAGGCTGGTCGATCGGCGTGTTCCAGTTCGTGAAGTCGGCCAAGTGGCGGATCGGGGAGCAGAGCGCCCTCGAGGCGTTGAACGACGTGCACCGCGGCACCGGCCAGGGCGGCCCGATCGAGTGGCACAAGATGGGCTCCGGCTGGTCGTGGTCGCGCAAGGCCGGTACCGAGGAGGACCACGCCCGCGACGCGGTCGAGGGCTGGGCGGAGATCAAGCGCCGGCTCGCCGACCAGACCCACACCCTCTACATCCTCGACGAGTTCACGTACGTCATGAAGTGGGGCTGGGTGGACGTCGACGACGTGGTGGAGACGCTGCGCAGCCGGCCGGGCTACCAGCACGTGGTGATCACCGGCCGGGACGCCGACCCGCGGTTGCTCGAGATCGCGGACCTCGCCACCGAGATGACCAAGCTCGCGCACCCCTTCGACCGCGGGCAGAAGGGCCAGAAGGGGATCGAGTGGTGA